A window of Odocoileus virginianus isolate 20LAN1187 ecotype Illinois chromosome 22, Ovbor_1.2, whole genome shotgun sequence contains these coding sequences:
- the LOC110121539 gene encoding zinc finger protein 396-like codes for MRYHLCLLLLFPGTPGTASGPRSTARSVDGLNTDPSPAPSLWQTCNIASAATGAASLSSEAFCQQFRQFGYSDSAGPREALGRLHEPRCQWLRPEVLSKEQILELLVLEQFLAILPEELQALFRENRPASGEDAVGMLEELEKEHDVEAEQVFLGQNGDMLAKKLPTCEIPQKIPCHQPKPTEKQLWWALKKLCSFR; via the exons ATGAGG TACCATCTGTGTCTGCTGCTCCTCTTCCCTGGGACCCCGGGCACGGCCTCTGGACCGCGCAGCACCGCACGAAGTGTGGATGGCCTGAACACAGACCCCAGCCCTGCTCCTTCGCTTTG GCAGACCTGTAATATAGCCTCCGCCGCCACTGGAGCAGCTTCTCTGAGCTCAGAGGCCTTCTGCCAGCAGTTCAGGCAGTTTGGCTACTCTGACTCCGCGGGGCCCCGGGAGGCCCTGGGCCGGCTCCACGAGCCTCGCTGTCAGTGGTTGAGGCCCGAGGTGCTCAGCAAGGAGCAGATCCTGGAACTGCTGGTGCTGGAGCAGTTCCTGGCCATCCTGCCCGAGGAGCTGCAGGCCTTGTTCCGAGAGAACCGACCAGCGAGCGGAGAGGATGCCGTGGGGATGCTCgaggagctggagaaggagcACGATGTGGAGGCTGAACAG GTCTTTCTTGGACAAAATGGGGACATGCTCGCAAAGAAACTACCAACTTGTGAAATCCCTCAGAAGATACCATGTCACCAGCCCAAGCCCACAGAAAAGCAGCTGTGGTGGGCGTTGAAGAAGCTCTGCTCCTTCAGATGA